The Oceanisphaera avium genome includes a region encoding these proteins:
- the hutX gene encoding heme utilization cystosolic carrier protein HutX gives MAQLTQQVLSLLNEEPLLRLADMAKRLNVSEWEVVSRLPAELVVTLTGGHSLSILEQVAKWGRVTTIIEVAGSIFEIKAPLPKGRVGHGYYNLMANSGELDGHLKLDAIAHISLQSKPHRGKEAYAIVFYDEHGHTIFKIYLGRCSQGKLFPEQVSAFHDLKELANV, from the coding sequence ATGGCGCAATTGACGCAGCAGGTACTGAGCTTATTAAATGAAGAGCCTTTACTGCGCCTCGCCGACATGGCCAAACGCTTAAACGTCTCAGAGTGGGAAGTCGTGAGTCGCCTACCGGCAGAGCTGGTGGTGACGTTGACGGGCGGTCATAGCTTAAGCATTTTAGAGCAAGTGGCGAAGTGGGGACGGGTGACCACCATTATCGAAGTGGCCGGCTCTATTTTTGAAATAAAAGCGCCCTTGCCCAAGGGGAGAGTCGGTCACGGCTATTATAATTTAATGGCTAACTCTGGTGAGTTAGATGGTCATTTAAAGCTGGACGCTATTGCCCATATTTCGTTGCAAAGTAAGCCGCATCGAGGAAAAGAGGCCTATGCCATCGTCTTTTATGATGAACATGGGCACACCATCTTTAAAATTTATTTAGGGCGCTGCTCACAAGGAAAGCTGTTTCCAGAGCAAGTCAGTGCTTTTCACGATCTAAAGGAGTTAGCAAATGTTTGA
- a CDS encoding heme/hemin ABC transporter substrate-binding protein, with product MTVRSLVALLWLFAAQSYAEPSRLLSVGSSVTELVFALDAEQQLVAVDSTSDLPPELELKRLGYHRQLSAEGILSTQPSLLIGSAEMGPARALSLVKQAGVKVEQLPEAMDAEQLGANIARLGELLKRPAQAKQLQLSVHQRAASLAEQQTRIKHKKATVFLLLGEGNSVQIAGRDTLANSLIETAGG from the coding sequence ATGACAGTACGTAGCCTAGTGGCCCTTCTTTGGTTATTTGCAGCCCAGAGTTACGCTGAGCCGAGCCGCTTATTGAGTGTGGGCAGTAGCGTGACCGAATTGGTATTCGCACTTGATGCCGAGCAACAGTTAGTCGCCGTGGATAGCACCAGTGACCTCCCGCCAGAACTTGAGCTTAAAAGGCTGGGGTATCATCGCCAATTAAGTGCTGAGGGCATATTATCGACTCAGCCCAGCTTACTGATCGGCAGCGCCGAAATGGGTCCAGCGCGTGCACTCTCACTTGTGAAACAAGCCGGCGTAAAGGTAGAGCAACTGCCAGAAGCCATGGACGCTGAGCAATTAGGCGCTAATATTGCTCGTTTAGGTGAGCTACTAAAGCGCCCAGCCCAAGCCAAGCAACTGCAGCTTAGCGTACACCAAAGGGCCGCCAGTTTAGCTGAGCAACAAACCCGGATAAAACATAAAAAAGCCACGGTGTTTTTATTATTAGGCGAGGGAAATAGTGTACAAATAGCCGGTCGCGACACCTTAGCGAACAGCTTAATTGAGACCGCTGGGGGCTAA
- a CDS encoding ABC transporter substrate-binding protein, which yields MQGYKPIAMEAIVAMAPQVILISRRHLTDSDQLNELFEQFPLLRHTPAAKDQALVAINGKALIGGFGLSTLDEAERLYQTWLSQP from the coding sequence GTGCAAGGTTATAAACCCATTGCCATGGAAGCGATAGTAGCTATGGCGCCACAAGTGATATTAATCAGTCGTCGCCATTTAACAGATAGCGACCAACTTAATGAGTTATTTGAGCAATTTCCGCTATTACGCCACACTCCCGCAGCAAAAGACCAGGCACTGGTGGCCATTAATGGTAAGGCACTGATTGGTGGCTTTGGTCTGAGTACACTTGATGAAGCAGAGCGCTTATATCAAACCTGGTTAAGTCAGCCATGA